The following proteins come from a genomic window of Desmospora profundinema:
- a CDS encoding superoxide dismutase — translation MDYWNPHHDRLRSELVIFARTVRRTIRSLLGTGDPAPEAIAWIDKLKRLEHTVRSCSPHQLGPLREEARQIWEDLPRFHEKTKTAALSSDEGSPAEEPEATAEEHKVRLNPVPIGKHVLPPLPYPYDALEPYIDAKTMRLHHDDHHRSYVEGLNKAEKMMAQARRTGDFDLIKHWEREAAFNGAGHYLHTLFWETMTPKGGGKPTGALARQIRQDFGSFDAFKKHFSAAAEKVEGGGWAILVWSPRSHRLEILQAEKHQNLSQQDQVPLLPLDVWEHAYYLKYPNKRKDYIDAWWNVVNWPAVSRRYRQARRLLWKPY, via the coding sequence ATGGATTATTGGAATCCCCACCACGACCGGTTGCGAAGTGAGTTGGTCATTTTTGCCCGCACGGTCCGCCGGACCATCCGTTCCCTGTTGGGCACCGGAGACCCCGCCCCGGAAGCGATCGCCTGGATCGACAAGCTGAAACGCCTGGAACATACCGTCCGTTCCTGTTCGCCCCATCAGCTCGGGCCGCTGCGGGAGGAAGCCCGTCAAATCTGGGAGGATCTCCCCCGTTTTCATGAGAAAACAAAAACCGCCGCACTCTCCTCGGACGAAGGTTCACCCGCGGAAGAACCGGAAGCCACCGCCGAGGAACACAAGGTTCGCTTAAACCCTGTTCCCATCGGTAAACATGTCCTCCCTCCCCTTCCCTACCCCTATGACGCCCTGGAGCCTTACATCGACGCCAAAACGATGCGCCTTCACCACGATGACCATCATCGAAGCTATGTGGAAGGGTTAAACAAAGCGGAAAAGATGATGGCTCAAGCCAGACGGACCGGTGATTTCGACCTGATCAAACACTGGGAGCGAGAAGCGGCTTTTAACGGAGCCGGCCACTATCTTCACACCCTCTTTTGGGAAACCATGACTCCCAAAGGGGGCGGCAAACCGACAGGAGCTCTGGCCAGACAAATCCGGCAGGACTTCGGTAGTTTTGATGCGTTTAAAAAACATTTCTCCGCCGCCGCGGAAAAAGTGGAGGGCGGCGGTTGGGCCATTCTCGTCTGGTCCCCCCGCTCCCACCGCCTGGAGATTCTGCAAGCGGAAAAACACCAAAATCTCTCCCAGCAAGACCAAGTCCCCCTCCTCCCCCTGGACGTATGGGAACACGCTTATTATCTGAAGTATCCCAACAAACGGAAAGATTACATCGACGCCTGGTGGAACGTTGTTAATTGGCCGGCCGTCAGCCGGCGATATCGACAGGCGCGCCGTCTGTTGTGGAAACCCTATTAG
- a CDS encoding DUF2627 family protein, producing the protein MIYQRILAILILCIPGATGVYGWTLLRDVFFDYVAGEGFQWGWFILGTLLFLGGLAFVGGFLFYRDAKRNQVQPMLLRKKKKRKPAPGDQPEA; encoded by the coding sequence ATGATCTATCAACGTATCTTGGCCATCTTGATTTTGTGCATTCCCGGAGCCACCGGCGTATACGGTTGGACCCTGCTCCGAGATGTCTTCTTCGACTACGTTGCCGGGGAAGGGTTCCAGTGGGGATGGTTTATTCTCGGCACGCTGCTGTTCCTGGGAGGGCTCGCCTTTGTCGGCGGATTCCTGTTTTATCGTGATGCCAAACGCAACCAGGTTCAGCCCATGCTGCTGCGCAAGAAGAAAAAAAGAAAACCGGCACCCGGCGATCAACCGGAGGCATAG